The window TTCACTAATTTTGGTTTTAAACTGTCTCCTCCTTCCATGAGGTCAGTATGTTATTGTTTtaaggatttaaatatttttataaggccCAAAACTCTACTATTGTGTGCTTAAGGAGAAGAAAAGGCCTAGGGAGTACTTGACCATGCTGTGAAGAACAGAGAAGCTTTTTTTACCCAAAAGGAAAGACGAATGTTGGGGGATGCCCCAGGAATCAGGAGAATACTTGCCTGCTCTGGAGAATACCAGCTCCCACTGCCCCAGGAATCAGGAGAATACTTGCCTGCTCCGGAGAATACCAGCTCCCACCGCTGTGCCCCTACCTCCCCAGCCTTAGCATTTCCATCAGCTGCAGCAAAAAGCAGTGGATTCTCCTGCATACTCTGCTCATACCTCCCTCCAGATGATTCTGCCACTCACTGCTTTGAGACCACAGGGAACACTGAAATTTTGCAGTTTATCTCTATTAAGATACAGGAAGCTCAAGATTCAAAGGCATTGCTCAGATCTCCATCCACAAGGCTCTGTGTATCCCTATATTCAATTCCATATGCCATTCCTCTGCCACCTTTGATTTTCTTCACTGACAATCAGGAACTTAGCTATCAACAAAATTCCCTGTATGGCCAAAATCTTCTtggaattttccttttcctttcttggtcTAACTGACTTCTTGCTTTCCACAGGACAATTCTTTATTTTCCCCCACACTTCTTATAATGTCTTGTCCTGGAGTTGGGGTTAGTTGTTCTCCTTGTAATATACCACTGATTTCCTCCcttctcttaaaacaaaacataccCTCCCCCCACATCtttatttcaattctttatttAACAGCTTTCACTAATTGTCTTTAGGCCAATTATCTGCTCATGGTTGACATTCTCCTTCTTTCCTTAGCAGTTTCTGTTCAGATTCTTAGTCCTTCTTTCCATAATTCTTTTATCATGATTCTTGATGACTTTGGGACTCTTGCTTATTCTGTCACTTCTAGTcatcattttctctaaaatgaatGTGTCTTTCATCCTCCTTTCAATCTTTAACTCCAACAGTCATGCATCACCCCTATTATCACCAGTAGTTACAACCTGCCAGTAATGTTAATTTCATATAGTTTGCTATGTTTCTTTATCCGTTAAACTTCCCTTTGTACTATCATCACTCCAATGTTCTTCTAACCTGTGAGGATTTATAATCTACTGGCTCCTGTCACCTTCCCCTGTCCATAGCACCTCCACAGTGTCCACACTTCCTCCTGTTTGCTCAATTTAACTTTCAGTACTATAACCACTCTTTGCCATATGTATTCAAACACTCTATCATTCTCCATCTTCATTGGATTTTCCTTGCAAAATGTCAAGACTATTTAAACTGAgtatttaaatttctctcttgTCATTCAACCCAGGTTGGagacacatacacatttatacaCAGAcactttttactttaaattcatAATCACAAACCTCAGGTGAGTCTGCATTGCTATTTAATCAGTATCCTTTCTCTACTTccttatcttctctctctcttgttaAAGAATTTAAAACCAAGGTAAAATCATCATACATATTCCTACAGCTATAATACATGCCAAAGGCTTATTGAATTTGTTAATTAATGAGGAAACCATATTAGAATCAGCTCAAGTAAAAATGTGACTTCAagactaaaaaatgaaatggtcTACCTCCACAATTTAttgtccacattaaaaaaaaaaaaaaaaaaaaaacccaggggctggggatgtggctcaagcggtagcacgctcgcctggcatgcgtgcggcccgggttggatcctcagcaccacatacaaaacaaagatgtttgtctgccaaaaactaaaaaataaatattaaaattctctctctctctatctctctctcttaaaaaaattactatcCCATTGTATTTGTCAAGATGATTTCATAAAGCTCTTGAATAAGAAGATGTAACTTTCTAATAACTTTATTATTCAACCCAGAAATACATTTAAGTGAGCATCAACTTGTTCAATTCCTCAACAGATAGCAACAAATAATAGTTTATTCCTCAGAAACTTTTAAGCACCCTATTTAAATGTTCTTTGCTGTTTCCATCAACTCTAAGCTGTTATCTTTATTAATCCTAATCAAGCCCTTGAATTGAAAGAACCATTTTAAACAAGACtccaaatttttataaatatttcaactttGGCTTCCTTCTTTTGAAGACTGTATCTTACTCTGTTAAGATTAAACTctgctttgtctttattttcatatgatttatttatttattggtatcaggtgcttaagcactgagccacatccccagcccattttattttttattttgagacaaggtcttagttgctaagttgctgaggctgaccttgaacttgtgatcttcctgcattGGCTTCACGAGAAACTGGGATTACGGTGTGTACCATGGTTCCTGGCTGAAACTGAGgtttaaaaaggttaaaaatattcTACTGGGACAAACAGCTACCTAGTATGTAGTGAATATGGGTACTAAAATACTAACCCAAGTCTGTGTGCCAACAAAGCTTTTGAGTACCTGGGTAAAATTACCAAATTCTTATATTTCTAGTAAGCATTAACATGAAAATTTGGAATCCAGAAATTCAGACTCCATTTTCGatgtcttatatatttttaatgctaCAAAATTTTACCATAATGACTAACTTTGTGAACATGATACTTTGTACATGTGGAGACATATCTGAAATGTAATTTCCAATAAATGTGATTTGTAAGTTAAAGGAACAATGTAtaagaattttatgaaatatttccaaattgaaCAGAAATACAATCATATGATCCAGCCATAAGCAAAGTATGAAAAGACCTGATTTCTGACATTATGGGCAACAGAGGGTTAATGCTTTTCATCTTTGCCAATCTGACAGGCAAGGAATGGCATCTTGGTTTTATGTTTCTCTAATTGATGATAAGTTAGGATTGTTTAAATTAtgtcttttccctttttgttcaTCGAACTTTTGATTACTTTTTCCCTCTATGTTTTAAGGACCTCTTCTACAGAAGGACAAATGAGTCTTTCATTTGTAACATAATCTGAAAATGATTCATCCTAGTTTGTCATtgacttttgtttctttgcttataatgcttttacatttattttattttttgtcatgaaaaaaagggaaacatttgTTGTTTTTACTGGGAGATTGTAAAGATGTTTCTGTGGAAGAGACATATAAACAGAGAGCTGAATGGAAGAAGGgagcagtgtgtgtggggggaatccTGTGAAGCTATGTCTCAGGCGACAAGAATAACAAGTATGAGCCTGAAGGGGAAAGGAACTTGGCATGCTTGCAAAACAGCAGGAAAGCCTGTGTGTCTTGAGTGGCATGGCTGTATTTAAAGCAACgtctgctatttaaaaaaatatgcttaatttttacatattaaaataatatttgactgAATTCAGTTATTATAAACAATGaagtaaaaaacattttttctgttttttttaaattattttctttttcctgtttctccttctaGAAATGAAATCAGAGTATTAGACCAGATAATCCATCTGTTTAACTGTGAGTCAGCAAATGAGCCCTTGATTAACAATAATTGAAACAACAATACAAATAAAGCTATCATTTATTTGTAGAGCATTTATATACCTGCCAAGACTTGTTTCaggaaaatgtatatattaatttcTCTCTCATTAAGTCATTAAGAGAAAGGTACTATTAATTGCTTGCCTTTTAAAGATAAGAAGGTTGAGACAGAGAGGTGAAGCAGCTTATCCAGAGTCATACAGTTAATAAATGCAAGAGATAGAGTCTCTAAAAAGATTTAGAACTTAAAAACTGGTCACTACTCCTGTAGAGTTTTCTCATTCACACAGCAAGAATGCTAATATCTgttctttctaattttcattatcatcattataaaGATGTGGAAAGAGCTTtgtgggaagaaagaagaaaaactataccgaacatttactgaatgcttaCTAAACAATAAGTATACAATGATGTATCATTCTCATCTCCTTTACAGATGCGTAGAAAAGTAAATTCACTGATGTACAAACTTTTAAGCTCGTTGACCATGTCACTAGTATATCTGGGTTTTAAATTCACATCTTCTGGCACCTAGCACTGTTCTTTTGTGTATGGTACACTGAATCCCAGGACTTAGTATTCtctcaaagaagaatgaatggagagaagaaatgtgacattaaaaattttaataagaattttgtatacatacacacacattgtaTTTCATGAGTAGGCTGTCCTGCTTTAGGCCATGGCAATAataatattgcaaaataatattttctcctaAAGCATACACAGTTTAGACACAGGGACTTAAGATACATTCATGAAAAGATTTCTAATAAAACAAGGAAGAATATAGTCATGACCAACAGAATAGTGATTTAGATGAAAGGTGGTGCAAAATCTCAAAAGGTGGATCTTTCACTATGTGAGGGAGTGGGAACAGTTGAGATATGAACTGTTTTCAAGGATGAGTTGATCTTAGGCTGAAATTCAGGCTAATCTGCTTTTCTTAACCGCAGAGAACAGCAGCTTAGGTAGAATCCTGGTGTTAAAAATTAGTGAATGTGAACTAGTTATTATATTACATATGaatgtttattgtttccttaacTATTCCTTAAAGCATGCAGAAATCTGTAGCTATCATATTTGAGTAGGTATTTTGACTTCTAATTTTAatgatgaatataatttttaaatacaaagcaTATTTGGATGGAAAAGAGTACTCGTTTCCTATTATCTAGACTCTGTCAGGTCACACCAGTTCAGGAAAACAGGTCACACCAGTACAGGCTCTATGAGAGTTTTTGAAATTATATGTTGTGCTTAAAGTGATAAGCAGGTATGTCTATCATTGCATGCTGTTGTGTGTTAGTATTTTTGAATTGGGGAAGGGGGATTGTGGTGTCAGGGAGATGGTAAGAAACACAAATATCCTGTGAAACTATGTAAGCTTTTAGATATGACAGTTCTCAGGAGTTACCATGAGGAAGAttttaaactgataaataaatgtgaaaattatatgcAAGAAATTAAGAACATATTAGAGAATTACTGCAAGTTGATGCCATGAAAAGTCCTATTTGCATGGTAAATTTGGGGTAAGTTATTACATTAACCCTGGTTTTCTAGTTCTTATTGAAGTGATGGAAGATAAGAATGCATTTGAATATTAGAAGATAGTGGGATGAGTATTAAAATAGGCTTCTAAGAAAGGAAATCTGGTTTGCCTAGATGACATATTTAAATAAGTTGGGACATGGGTTAGAATAACATGGTGATAATTGGAAAATGTAGAGAAGAGGATGTAGTGAAAACAGGAGAAATGATACGTATTGAAAGGGATTAAGGTGAAGCCAAGTTTATAGCATTTATTTAAATTCCTTGGCAAGATTTGAAAACATATGCTTAGCCCCTTCCAGAATTTGCTTGGTCCTCACTCCATAAATGATGGGATTCAGCATAGGTGGGATGACCACATAGAGGTTGGCCAGCAGGATGTGGACATAACGTGGGATATGTTTCCCACCAAACCTGTAGGCAAAGACAGAAAACAGTGCAGGGATATAGAAGAGCAGAATGACACAGGTGTGGGATCCACAAGTGCTCAGGGCCTTGGACCGGGCTTCTTGAGAAGAGAGGTGGAAGACAGCTAGGAGGATGTGGATATAGGAAATAGCAATTAGAATGATGTCCAGGCCTGTGGAGAGAAGAGCAGCTGCCAGTCCGTACCAGACATTGATGGAGATATCAGAACAGGACAGACGGGCAATGCCCATGTGTTCACAGAAGGTGTGTGCAATGACGTTGATCCGGCAGTAGTGCAGGCGCTTGAGGAGAAAGATGGATGGAAACATAATGATGAAACTGCGGGTCAAGGTGGCAGCAACGATCTGCCCAATGACCTTCCTCGTGAGGATTGTGGCATATCGCAGAGGGGAGCAGATCGCCACATAGCGGTCAAAGGCCATGGCCAGTAAGATAGCAGAGTCAGCTACGAAGAGGAAGTGGATGAAGAACATCTGGGTGAGGCAGCCATCAAAGGAAATGTGGCTAGAACCTAACCAGAAGTTGGCCAGTGCTTTGGGCATGGTGGAAGTCGAGAGTAGGATATCAGCACTGGCCAGCAGGGATAGGAATATGTACATGGGCTCATGCAGGCTTGGCTGGGAGAGGATGATGCAAATTAGAATGCTATTGCCTGCCAGGGCAGCTATGTACATGGTGCAGAAGGGCACTGAGAGCCAGATGTGTAGGTGCTCCAGTCCAGGGATGCCAGTGAGGAGGCAGCCTGCCACACGAGTGTCAGAGAGGTTCATAGCCGCTATGCCGATAGCAGATGAAAAAGCCATGATTGTTCTGCAGACTGTATCACAGGGGAAAAAGAGCTTCAGACATTGAATATGCTAACAGAGCTCCTGTCAAACTTGCAAACAACCACAAGGTCTGCACATACTCACAGCACTTAAGGGTTTAGCACAAAGGCGTACTTTCTATAGACAGTCACACCCTGGCTCTGCACAAAGTACACAATCATAAGTCCTTTCCACAGATAGGTTCTGCATCCTTATTCAGGAGCTCTCTACGCAGCTGTAAGAGGGAAATCTACAGAGTTCAAATACATCACAGACTCTGCACAGTACCCCAGTTCTGAAAAACACTGACATCTATTGCAATAAAAACAAtctgtagggctggggctgtagctcagtggtaaggtgcttgcctcgcatgcgagaggcactgggttgatcctcagtcccacataaaataaagaaaagatactgtgtgttcatctacagcatatatatatatatatatatatatatatatatatatatatatatgtatgcctgaggatgtagcttagtggtaaagcacttgcctcacatgcagaaGGCCCCGGGTTGAATTCCCAGCacatcaaaaagcaaaaacagggctgggattgtagctcagcgggagagtgcttgcctagcatgggcatgACCCTGGTTCATTCcccaacaccacattaaaaaaaaaataaaataaataaaagcattgtgttaaaaaaaagcaaaaacaaacaaataaacaaaggaataCAATCTCTGTGAGTGCAGACTGTAATAAGCTTTGCAATAGCCTCAGGCTCTACACAGAGGACTGTGGTCCTACAACAGAGGACAATAGCCTCTGCAGATGTTGTGgaagaatagaaaaatagggTTGAGGGTGGTGGGCATTGCAGATCCTGCACTCTTTCCCCCCAGGCACAGATGCTCTGATGAGTGGAGGCAGTGAAAACAGCTATGGCAGTTAGAAAGGACCCGGGGAGCTTGTAAAAAAAAGCCTAGTCAGATATCTGCTTTGTCAGTTATTAACTGTGGCTATTGACAGTGTGTTCTTGGATAATTCACTGTATTCTCTGAGTAACAATTTTCTGGTATTTAAAATGAGCATAATTTTTATCCTGTtagtatattaaattaaattcttGTCTGTGGAAGTCTTACTAAACTGTGTGATGTTTTCTGAGTCCCCAAGTCTTGTGAAATGTGGTCTTGTGAAATGTGGTCTGGAGTGGGAAGGAAAATGCTTCTTAAGTATGGCTCTGAGACTAATATCATCAACATCCTCAGGGAACTTGTGAATTCTACAAACCAACTGAATTAAAAAATCTGGGCTGGAGAACTGCAACTGGTATTTAAGCAAGACCCCACTCCCTATGATTCA is drawn from Urocitellus parryii isolate mUroPar1 chromosome 4, mUroPar1.hap1, whole genome shotgun sequence and contains these coding sequences:
- the Or52b6 gene encoding olfactory receptor 52B6 isoform X2; its protein translation is MYIAALAGNSILICIILSQPSLHEPMYIFLSLLASADILLSTSTMPKALANFWLGSSHISFDGCLTQMFFIHFLFVADSAILLAMAFDRYVAICSPLRYATILTRKVIGQIVAATLTRSFIIMFPSIFLLKRLHYCRINVIAHTFCEHMGIARLSCSDISINVWYGLAAALLSTGLDIILIAISYIHILLAVFHLSSQEARSKALSTCGSHTCVILLFYIPALFSVFAYRFGGKHIPRYVHILLANLYVVIPPMLNPIIYGVRTKQIMSQLI
- the Or52b6 gene encoding olfactory receptor 52B6 isoform X1, yielding MAFSSAIGIAAMNLSDTRVAGCLLTGIPGLEHLHIWLSVPFCTMYIAALAGNSILICIILSQPSLHEPMYIFLSLLASADILLSTSTMPKALANFWLGSSHISFDGCLTQMFFIHFLFVADSAILLAMAFDRYVAICSPLRYATILTRKVIGQIVAATLTRSFIIMFPSIFLLKRLHYCRINVIAHTFCEHMGIARLSCSDISINVWYGLAAALLSTGLDIILIAISYIHILLAVFHLSSQEARSKALSTCGSHTCVILLFYIPALFSVFAYRFGGKHIPRYVHILLANLYVVIPPMLNPIIYGVRTKQILEGAKHMFSNLAKEFK